The following coding sequences lie in one Vitis vinifera cultivar Pinot Noir 40024 chromosome 19, ASM3070453v1 genomic window:
- the LOC100259985 gene encoding enhancer of mRNA-decapping protein 4, producing the protein MASPGNPNQAAAFDMHKLFKPTSPSPQNPNNLNSSSPFPPSSYPPPPSASYPPPSGPYSYPPQTSPFHHQHHYHIPYPQEQLSNMHHQRSVSYPTPLLQPPPHHLAPPNPNPGARLMALLSPPTTNLDLTQQPAMPVAPIQQPASGVSEFAASPNVPILPSAPPPGIPNPAVVTASPVRMPSSKLPKGRRLVGENVVYDVDVRLQGEVQPQLEVTPITKYVSDPGLVLGRQIAVNKTYICYGLKLGAIRVLNINTALRYLLRGHAQRVTDMAFFAEDVHLLASASINGRVYVWKISEGPDEEDKPQITGKIVIAIQIVGEGESVNPRVCWHCHKQEVLVVGIGKRILKIDTTKVGKGESYSADEPLNCPVDKLIDGVQFIGKHDGEVTDLSMCQWMTTRLVSASTDGTIKIWEDRKTLPLLVLRPHDGHPVNSATFLTAPHRPDHIILITAGPLNREVKLWATESEEGWLLPSDAESWHCTQTLDLKSSAEPCVEEAFFNQVLALSKSGLLLLANAKKNAIYAVHLEYGSNPAATCMDYIAEFTVTMPILSFTGTSELLHGEHVVQVYCFQTQAIQQYALNLSQCLPLLPENVGVEKSDSGVSHDVTNAEGFGTLEPPGSKLTEMPLTSSALKSTVLISSSESEPGVRFPVSSASIESATLSPESKPGALPLVNNDNDIVSIPSPPLPLSPRLSGKLSGFRSPTNNFEPGPTLGDRGDSDQVVIDYSVDRQIDTVCTTLSDLPSLDDDSRNDENKVAQDDSSTILNPTVMFKHPTHLITPSEIFMAVSSAEATHSTESKSEGEANIQDVSINSDVSNVEVEVKVVGETGSTQNDEFGLQGESQNLALENKEKAFCSQASDLGIEMAKECSALSSETYVVEESRQVDGARMEALARPSNAGEDEVIDAIKDVSGKVADSAMPTTVPQSPAPTTKGKKHKGKNSQVSPSPTAFNSTDSSNEPGANLSSPSVEAAVPHILAMQETLNQLLSMQKEMQKQISVLVAVPVTKEGRRLEATLGRSMEKSVKANADALWANILEENAKHEKLVRDRTQQITSLITNSLNKDLPAILEKTVKKEMAAVVPAVARTITPVVEKTISSAITETFQRGVGDKALNQVEKSINSKLEATVARQIQVQFQTSGKQALQDALKSNLEASVVPAFEMSCKAMFDQVDSTFQKGMVEHATTVQQQFESTHSPLALALRDAINSASSMTQTLSGELADGQRKLLALAAAGANPTSVNPLVTQLSNGPLGGLHDKVEMPLDPTKELSRLISERKYEEAFNGALQRSDVSIVSWLCSQVDLQGILSMVPLPLSQGVLLSLLQQLACDINKDTPRKLGWMTDVAVVINPGDPMIAMHVRPIFDQVYQILNHHRSLPTTTSSQGQSIRLLMHVINSMLMTCK; encoded by the exons ATGGCGTCCCCTGGAAATCCAAACCAAGCGGCAGCGTTTGATATGCACAAACTCTTCAAACCCACAAGCCCTAGCCCTCAAAACCCTAACAATCTCaattcttcttctccatttccaCCCTCCTCTTATCCTCCACCGCCTTCTGCCTCTTACCCTCCGCCCTCTGGCCCTTATTCCTACCCTCCTCAAACCTCCCCATTTCACCATCAACATCACTACCATATCCCCTACCCTCAAGAGCAACTCTCTAACATGCACCACCAGCGCTCAGTTTCTTATCCTACTCCTCTTCTTCAACCTCCGCCTCACCACCTTGCTCCTCCAAACCCTAACCCCGGTGCTCGATTGATGGCGCTCCTCAGCCCTCCGACCACCAATCTTGATTTGACGCAGCAGCCCGCCATGCCGGTGGCTCCAATTCAGCAGCCAGCTTCTGGGGTTTCCGAATTTGCGGCCTCTCCCAATGTTCCGATCCTGCCTTCTGCCCCTCCGCCAGGGATACCGAATCCTGCTGTTGTCACTGCCAGCCCTGTGCGGATGCCTAGCAGTAAGTTGCCCAAAGGGCGGAGATTGGTGGGTGAGAATGTGGTGTATGATGTGGATGTTAGGCTGCAAGGCGAGGTGCAGCCTCAGCTTGAGGTCACTCCGATCACCAAGTATGTTTCCGATCCTGGCCTCGTTTTAGGACGACAGATTGCTGTCAATAAAACCTATATATGCTACGGGTTGAAATTGGGGGCGATTCGGGTGCTTAATATAAACACCGCACTGAGATATTTGCTCAGAGGTCATGCTCAG AGGGTGACTGACATGGCTTTCTTTGCTGAGGATGTTCATCTTTTAGCTAG TGCAAGCATCAATGGACGTGTTTATGTATGGAAGATTTCTGAAGGTCCAGATGAGGAAGATAAGCCACAAATTACAGGAAAGATTGTGATTGCCATTCAAATAGTAGGAGAGGGGGAATCTGTAAATCCAAGAGTTTGCTGGCACTGTCACAAACAA GAAGTTTTGGTTGTTGGGATTGGAAAACGTATTCTGAAGATTGACACTACGAAAGTTGGAAAGGGTGAATCTTATTCTGCAGATGAACCTCTCAACTGTCCAGTAGACAAGCTTATTGATGGGGTCCAATTTATTGGGAAACATGATGGAGAAGTGACTGATCTGTCGATGTGCCAATGGATGACCACTCGTTTAGTTTCTGCTTCAACGGATGGCACG ATAAAGATCTGGGAAGACCGCAAGACACTTCCTCTTCTGGTACTGAGGCCACATGATGGCCATCCTGTCAATTCGGCTACATTCCTGACTGCTCCTCACCGCCCGGATCACATTATTCTCATAACTGCG GGCCCACTGAATAGGGAAGTGAAGCTATGGGCCACAGAAAGTGAAGAAGGCTGGCTGCTGCCTAGTGATGCAGAATCATGGCATTGTACTCAGACGTTGGACTTGAAGAGTTCAGCTGAACCTTGTGTTGAGGAGGCGTTCTTTAATCAAGTGTTAGCATTGTCTAAATCTGGCCTTCTCTTACTTGCAAATGCCAAAAAGAATGCTATATATGCTGTACATTTGGAGTATGGTTCTAATCCTGCAGCAACCTGCATGGACTATATAGCAGAGTTTACTGTCACTATGCCTATTTTAAGTTTTACTGGGACAAGTGAATTATTACATGGTGAACATGTTGTTCAGGTATATTGTTTCCAGACACAAGCTATTCAGCAGTATGCTTTGAACTTATCCCAGTGTTTGCCACTGTTGCCGGAAAATGTAGGGGTAGAGAAGTCTGACTCTGGTGTTTCACATGATGTGACTAATGCAGAAGGTTTTGGCACCTTAGAGCCTCCTGGAAGTAAACTTACTGAGATGCCTTTAACTAGTTCTGCACTCAAATCAACTGTGCTAATAAGTAGCTCTGAGAGTGAACCTGGTGTGAGATTTCCTGTGAGCTCTGCTTCTATTGAGTCTGCCACTTTGAGTCCAGAATCTAAACCTGGTGCTTTACCTTTGGTCAATAATGACAATGATATTGTTTCAATTCCATCACCACCTCTTCCTTTGAGTCCAAGGCTGTCAGGAAAGTTGTCTGGTTTTAGAAGTCCAACAAATAACTTTGAACCAGGTCCCACCCTTGGCGATCGTGGCGATAGTGACCAAGTAGTTATTGATTATTCAGTTGACAGGCAAATAGATACTGTTTGTACAACCCTCTCTGATTTGCCTTCTTTAGATGATGATTCAAGGAATGATGAAAACAAAGTTGCACAAGATGACAGTTCTACCATTCTAAATCCTACTGTCATGTTCAAACATCCAACACATCTGATTACTCCTTCTGAGATATTCATGGCCGTTTCATCTGCTGAAGCTACCCATAGCACTGAGAGTAAGAGTGAGGGAGAGGCCAATATTCAAGATGTCTCTATCAACAGTGATGTGAGCAATGTTGAGGTGGAGGTTAAAGTTGTGGGTGAAACAGGATCAACTCAGAATGATGAATTTGGCTTGCAAGGAGAATCTCAGAATCTTGCTTTAGAAAATAAGGAGAAAGCCTTTTGCTCCCAGGCTTCAGATCTTGGAATTGAGATGGCCAAAGAGTGCAGTGCATTATCATCTGAAACTTATGTTGTGGAGGAATCTCGGCAAGTTGATGGTGCTAGAATGGAGGCATTGGCCCGGCCTTCAAATGCAGGTGAGGATGAAGTGATTGATGCTATAAAAGATGTGTCTGGAAAAGTAGCTGATTCCGCCATGCCTACAACAGTTCCTCAATCACCAGCACCAACTACAAAAGGGAAAAAGCATAAGGGGAAAAACTCTCAAGTATCCCCATCTCCAACTGCTTTCAATTCTACCGATTCTTCCAATGAGCCAGGTGCAAATTTGAGTAGCCCTTCAGTGGAAGCTGCTGTTCCCCATATTCTGGCTATGCAGGAGACACTTAATCAG CTTTTGTCCATGCAAAAAGAAATGCAGAAGCAGATATCAGTATTAGTTGCTGTCCCAGTTACCAAAGAAGGTAGAAGATTAGAGGCTACTCTAGGACGGAGTATGGAGAAATCTGTCAAGGCCAATGCTGATGCTTTGTGGGCTAATATCCTAGAAGAGAATGCGAAACATGAGAAGTTAGTACGAGATCGTACACAGCAGATAACAAGTTTGATTACTAATAGTTTGAACAAGGACTTGCCAGCCATATTGGAGAAAACAGTGAAAAAGGAAATGGCTGCAGTTGTACCAGCTGTAGCTCGCACAATTACGCCTGTTGTTGAGAAAACAATTTCCTCGGCTATCACAGAGACCTTCCAg AGAGGAGTTGGTGATAAGGCATTGAATCAAGTGGAGAaatcaattaattcaaaactTGAAGCCACTGTTGCTAGGCAAATTCAAGTACAGTTTCAAACTTCTGGCAAACAAGCTCTTCAG GATGCATTAAAATCCAATCTGGAAGCTTCAGTGGTCCCAGCGTTTGAGATGTCATGCAAAGCAATGTTTGACCAAGTTGACTCTACATTTCAAAAAGGAATGGTTGAGCATGCCACTACAGTTCAGCAGCAATTTGAATCCACCCATTCTCCTTTAGCACTTGCTTTAAGG GATGCCATTAATTCAGCATCATCAATGACTCAAACTTTAAGTGGAGAATTGGCTGATGGTCAACGAAAGCTCTTAGCTCTTGCAGCTGCAGGGGCAAACCCTACATCAGTGAATCCCCTGGTTACTCAACTGAGTAATGGACCTTTGGGTGGTCTCCATGACAAG GTTGAGATGCCTTTGGATCCAACAAAGGAGCTATCTAGATTGATATCTGAACGCAAATATGAAGAGGCTTTCAATGGAGCCCTACAACGAAGTGATGTCTCTATCGTGTCATGGTTGTGTTCTCAG GTTGATCTGCAAGGGATTTTGTCAATGGTTCCTCTCCCATTGAGCCAAGGAGTACTGCTCTCCCTTCTGCAGCAGTTGGCCTGTGACATCAACAAGGATACACCCCGAAAATTGGGATGGATGACAGATGTGGCAGTAGTCATAAACCCAGGAGACCCCATGATCGCAATGCATGTGCGGCCCATCTTCGATCAGGTCTATCAGATACTAAACCATCATCGATCCCTACCCACCACAACCAGTTCCCAAGGTCAAAGCATCCGCCTTCTTATGCATGTCATCAACTCCATGCTGATGACCTGTAAATGA
- the LOC100265189 gene encoding chaperone protein dnaJ 11, chloroplastic: MFQSLSSSFALSSPPIHFRAGSAPSMSCSRNPCHASMQTLVEATRKPSSLYEVLRVKQTASPTEIKTAYRSLAKMYHPDASPVDSDGRNFIQIHNAYETLSDPAARAVYDLSLGSTGRRPYAYACSSGGVRGRSAHYSTRRWETDQCW, translated from the coding sequence ATGTTCCAAAGCCTTTCCTCTTCCTTTGCCCTTTCCTCACCCCCAATCCATTTTCGCGCCGGATCTGCTCCTTCAATGTCTTGTAGCCGGAATCCCTGCCACGCCTCCATGCAAACCTTGGTGGAGGCCACCAGAAAGCCCTCCAGTCTCTACGAGGTGCTTAGGGTGAAGCAGACGGCGTCGCCCACGGAGATCAAGACGGCGTACAGGAGCTTGGCCAAGATGTACCACCCCGACGCGTCGCCGGTGGATTCGGACGGGCGTAACTTCATCCAGATTCACAACGCCTATGAGACGCTTTCCGATCCAGCGGCGAGGGCCGTGTATGATCTGTCGTTAGGGTCGACGGGACGGCGGCCGTATGCGTATGCGTGTTCGTCCGGGGGGGTCCGGGGTCGGAGTGCGCACTATTCGACCCGGAGATGGGAAACTGATCAGTGTTGGTAG